The DNA window TACGTGCTtcaaagcagagctggcagctcACAGCCCTTCACAGGGCTTGTTTAATAATAGCGCAGTCAGATTAACAGGAGAAAGCACTGGGAAGCTCAGTGGACTAGTACAGGGATCTGGTGCCTTGTGAGTCTGACTTGAGGGTTGGATCCCAGCCCTGGGGCTGAACCACACTGTGGGGGCCTGCTTGTGAAATGAGTTGTGCAGGTCTATGTCCGACTGGATGCAGGAGATGACGTTGAAGAGGGGTGACAGAGCTGTCAGTACCACTTGTTAGGCGAGCTCTGAATGTGTGGGTCTTTTGTAATGTGTTGAAATGTTGGGTGTGCAGCACGAAGGTCATGGGAAAATTGGAGGGCTGATGTAaggtttttgaaaatgtgttttttattctaCACCCTCTGCAGTCCTGTGTTCTAATGGTGTACTACTTTGTTTAAAGAATCATGCAGTAGGCACTCATCCAGTAAAGTGACACATAACTGTGACATTTCTGGCGTTCTGCGTTAcacccaaaaatatatatttagtagtGAAATGACTGAAGCACTTCACGTAAACCTTGGCTGATTCCTTTGTGTGCCAGTATGAATGGTTTGAAGGTGCCAGTactactatatacagtatgcaccCGCACTGAGCAAAGAACAGACCACTTTTTTCCCCTCCCTAGTTGACGGAGACTGATTTGGTCAGGGGATATATTTAGGTCCTGCCTGTTTGCACAGAGGTGGTGTAACAGGACCCTTCAGAGTGGTGCAGgccctgctctctcctctcttcctgcGCGTCAACGCCCTACTGTTGGCAGAAACAGGCTGAGGAAATTCCTTTTGGCAAACTTCCTGGGAGCTGCTCAAGTGGACCTTGCACTGGCCAGACCCTGTCTGTGTGCGCTGCCTGTCTGGGACGCCCATTGTGGGAACTCAAGTGTCTTTCTGACAGAACTCGTGGGCTGTTTGTTAATGGTTTCTGCTCTCTGTCAATAGACCCCAGTTATAAGCCAGTAGCTGGTCCAGTATTAAGAACAATACTGGCTGTTGATATCAAAATTTTAGTTTTCTCAAGACGACACCCATTAGCTCTTTTGAAACACCTGCAGTCTTCTACTGGTCCCTTCATTTTAAATGTCCCGGGTAGCCAGAATTCTTTTGCTGTGTCCTCAAATGGCTGTAAATAGTATTTTCATGTCCTTCTAGCTTGGGTATTTCAAGGGACTATCAGCAAACTCCCTCTGAATTCATAATGGTCACCATTCTCTCTTGATGTCCCTTCTAGCTTGTGTATTTCGAGGGACTGTCTGCAAACCCCCTCTGAATTCATAATGGTCAGCATTCTCTCTTGGTGTTGATGATGATGAGAAGTGGTGATGGTAATGGATTTGTGTTTTAGACCCTAATGTATAGGACACATTCCATCCTTTTAAATAGCTTGTGTAAATGTATTCAACctacacattgaaaatgtttattatttatttatttatttatttttagccatTTAACATACCAACTAAAAAccaaactttttgttttggtttgtttcccTTCCACAGGCTGGGATAAACATTCCTATGGTTACCATGGTGACGATGGGCACTCCTTCTGCTCTTCAGGGACTGGCCAGCCGTACGGTCCCACCTTCACTACAGGCGACGTGATTGGCTGCTGCGTCAACCTCATTAACAATACCTGTTTCTACACCAAGAACGGGCACAGTCTAGGTGGGTGCcaacctttaataataataataaaaaaaaaaggatttacttattcattcattttttatttgaatttgtgaAAAACTGAAAAACGACCACAGTGAACGGCAGGCTGGTTTCACACACTGATTAGCCCTAGGCTGTCTCATGTTAGCTTGTGTTAGGTTATcctagattagtgctaatctttGAAACCAGCCGGGTGTGTTtttataaaggggggggggggttgctgttTGATATGGGTTGGCTTGTGACCCTGCATAGTGTAATGACTGaagtatttagtttgttttcGCTTTGTTTTACAGGTATAGCATTCACAGACCTTCCTGTAAGTAATATACCGACTCTCTGAATATTCACCGTGCTCCTCTGTGTGTTATCTGTCTCTAAACAGCACTGGGCTTTCAAACCACTCTGTGAACGATTCCGGgcttggtggtggtggtggcggggcttgcttgctttctttctttcgttctttcgttctttctttctctctgagAAACCAGTTGTTTTGTTCCATTGCATTCCTACTGGCAGATCTACAGTGAAATACATAACAGAAGTTAACTGCAATGCATTTAATCGATGAAGTGtcttttcagtatttctaaatgtgatACTATTGAGTGTGTTAGTAGTTCTGGATGACTTTGACAATATCGCAAGACAAATGATATTCCATCCAGTCTATGGCTTGCATGTAGCacttcactgtgttttaaatatacagtttatgcCATGGAAACAGAGGCTGGTGGCTGATAAACAGAATCCATATCATCTGGACTTTGTCTTACTCCATGTTTGAGATTTAATCTGTCTGGACAGTGCTTTCGTGTGTTTAAATCGCAGTGTCCAGGTGTCAGTCCCAGTTGTAACAGGTGCAACCTATTTTGATGTTGGAACTGAAACATGCTACAGTGCAGTTCTCGTGCATGGCCATAGCTGCTGATGTAATGTCAGTCTGGTCAGCGagacagaataaaataaaaataaaaaacacacctaAAGACACTTTAACAGAATTTTCCCAATGTCCACTTCTTTTTATGATTTAGACAACAGCGTTATTTACCCTTctaaaagtttgccatagtaatagcatagcaaagtgtagcatgagcatggtaaagcattgtaaagaagaaGGAAAATCATATTAAtacacatggcaaaccagggcaaACTGTGGGAAATGCAGTCTATCCTTGGGTTAATCATGGTGAAACtgaaaatactgtggtaaacttttctaagagtAGATTGCCAACAACCTGTAAGTACTGAAGCAGGGTAGTGATGAATGTTGTCTCCCCCCACCTATCCCTGCCCCCAGCCGAACCTGTACCCCACTGTGGGGCTCCAGACGCCAGGGGAGATCGTGGACGCAAACTTCGGCCAGCAACCCTTCGTGTTCGACATCGAGGACTACATGAGCGAGTGGAGGGCCAAGATCCAGGGCATCATCGAGCGCTTCCCCATCGCAGAGCGGCTCGGGGAGTGGCAGTCCGTGCTGCAGAAGTGAGCACACCCCCCGAACAGGAGACACGATGGGGAGCGAGGAAGGGCGCTTTGCCCCATCAAGGCTCGCCCCATGTTAGCACATCATTCGCCCAGACTAGAGTGCTCTCGTTTAAAAGGCTGGGGGACCTAGGCAGCTGAGCAGTAAATTCATGTAGTAATAGTCGCAGTAGTCTGGCTTGGGTCCCATTTGAAGTGAGTTTGGTAGTTGCAGCCTGGCACTGAGTCAGCTTCAGTCCATTGCACCACGAGCCCGCTCAATCCAGCATGGTTTGGTTGGCAGTGACTGTTTGAGAGGCACTGATGGAGTTGCTGCAGAACTTCTTGACCTGAATATTGTGATGGGGTTCAGTGGTGATCAGTGAGAGTGATCGATGGAAAGGCTCAGTGGTGGAGTATATTAGGCCAGGGAATGCagctttttatttcaaagtattgTCAGATCCCCAGTTGTAGATTATTTCCAAGTTGAttttgacacccccccccccccccccccccccccccccccccctctttcccCAGTATGGTATCTTCCTACCTGGTGCACCATGGGTACTGTGCAACAGCCACTTCCTTCGCCAGAGCCACTGAGACCACGATTCAAGAGGAACATACTTCAATAAAAAATAGACAAAGTGAGTCTCCTGGGTGATGACTCTATGTGTGTGAACTGGCTGCTGGGAAAGTCACTTTGGGACAGATCTACATAGCGTTTGCTGcactttgtttttctgtaaatggTAATTTAATGGCTCCCATGCGTACATAAATTGAGCCAGTTGTGTAACTAgcagtttttgtgtgtgtgtgattttgcaCTACAGAAATAGCTTAGTCCTAAGAATTGCCTCCCCAGCATTGCACTGAACCCAACTGAACTGCTGTAGGGTTTACCTGGGGCCAAAGCTTAGCCAGGGTTGATTACAGGGTTAGGGTTGATTTATAGGCAGGGTTCACTTTATAGGCGTGCTATTAATTAGTTTGTAATCTGAAGCAGGAGTATACACACTACATAGTGCAGTTCTTCCTATTTATTTAGATGTCTGGATTACAATATCTTATCTGACTATTTATTGGCATGAAGGTGttttaagcatttttattatatcGCTAGCATAACCTGATATGATCTGAGTTTGGCAGAGTGTTTGCAAAGTGTTCTtgtcatacattttttatttcttttgtcaTTCTCTTTTTCTGCTTTGCCCTGTGGAAGTGTGACATGGTATACAGGGATGACTGTGGCAGTGTCACAGAGAGAGTACGCAGAATCAAGGTAGTGGGATAACAGCACCTTTCCCCCCCCCATTGTTTTCAGGAATACAGAAGTTAGTGTTAGCAGGCCGAGTTGGAGAAGCCATTGAAGCAACGCAACAGCTATATCCAGGACTCTTGGAACACAACCCCAATCTACTGTTCATGTTAAAGTAAGTGTATCCCTGGAAAAGCAGCACTGCCCTGAGACTCATACAAGTATAATGAGTTTGGTTAATAATGCTGGCAAGAAAAAGCAGGggggtttattttagtttttttttttttttaaacctcatatGGACAAGCTCCCAGTGTGGAAACTGAGCATGTGCTTTCTAACACAGCTGAACCCTCTGCATTCATTCATGCATCCATTCTATATGTAATCATAAGAGTATTAAGGGATGGATCTAGATTTTCTGCATTAATATCATCTTGTTGTCCGAACCATTGACTACGGACAAATATTCTAGAATTGGAACAAAAACCCAGTTGACTGGAGCAGAAAGGCACTCCGCACAGCCCCAGGGCACAGGGAACACTGCATGCTTTCAATGGGTAGTTTTTAGAATTTTCTACTAGCATCAAcacaggaggagggagggggagcactgtgtgtgtgtgtgtgtgtgtgtgtgtgtgtgtgtgcgcgtgtgcggtATGTATTTGCAGGTAATTATTTACATCATCAACCTGGAGTGGAAATGTTCCACTCAATAATGCAATGCTATGAATGCAGGCAGCAGAATTTCAAAGAACCTTTGAAACCATCTCcctgcttgttttaaaataccatTCATAACTTTGAGTGCTGGGTAATAGTAAACAGAGACTCGCTGCATTTATAAAGTCAGACTGGCTTGGCATtctatttgaatttatttaaatttttacttaatataaaaaaagaatctgAGAATTTGTCTATAAAGTTTGGGGGTAGCATTAGGGGGGTTGAGGTCCTTGCTGATGCATGTTCTACATCTCATAAGCTGCTGTTGTATAAGATGATACCTGTGAGGTTTCGTGTTGCATTCAGGTATTATGATGTGTAAATGTTCTGGATGAGTGATTCAGGTACATCTCCTTGGTGTCCTGTGAAATCTGACTGCTGGCAGTGCCGCTCTCCTCTGTCTGACCTGGGTTCAGATTTGCAGATCCTCAGCTCAAAGGCACCTGCACAGACCTCTGGGACATTAGGTTAGCAACTCCCCAATCTCTCACTGATTGCTTCTCTATTGAGGGCTTGTTTATTCTGCACAGCTGTAAAGCGCAGCAGGCTGAAACTTGAATCCAGTCCAGTCAGCGCAGCCTTTAATGGAGCATGCACATCGGAAGATACCACTAAAACGGTTGAAAGGATACATTTAGCACTTGTTTACCCTGCTGCATGCCACTGCAGTAGAGGCTTGTGTGTTGTTTTGGGCTGCAAgtgtgcagcaaaaaaaaaaaatatatataattcatgtGCATAAAGTGTGTCATGTAGAGTCATGTTAATATGGGAGATAATGACATCTGCTCCAACAAGATCATGGCACCCAGTCACTAGAGAATGTCTTCCTTCAGGCAGCTTTTGATCAGACCGTGCCTCAGTGCTGGTTGCTGAGCCCTGATGTCATTGTTCTTACAACATGGAAAACCTGCTTCACTGGGCATGCTGTATTAACAAGGGCTTCCGgttttacatttcagtgtttataaccaattatatatatgtatatatataaactatgaaaataaaaaaaatacacattatatatttaaataacatattaaaatTGTAAGGCACTCTACAATAGatgttataacaaaaaaaaatttttttttattatataatgtattactatatatatatatatatatatatatatatatatatatatatatattttttttgggtGGTTCACCCACGTCCTTTCTTATCGGTGTAGCGACTACACAGAAGTCAGTGTCACACACGCCTCGCATGTTATACTGCTGAGCAGTTCCTGAGTGAATAATATCTGatgtgcaccatttttttttttttcagtggttaACAAACTCTGGTTTGAAGATCACCAGACTAAGCCTCTGTGGTGTTTTACTGGTGTTTATTATGTTAAGCCCGATACTTTTATTTTGGCGCTGGTGATGTTTTATCGAGTTTTACCAGTTAAAACCGGGAAGCCTCTGTATAATGCAAGCACATTCGCCATGTGCAAATGGGCAGTGGCACTGCCACCTCTGAGCACCGTGGCTTCTCCAGtgatggaaataggactcccattgcacagcggtttgatccatgCCTGGTGTTACTAtgtctaataagacacacctgcacACTACAATACACTGGCTAATCAAACTTGTACTAAAACCTAGAAtggggtgaaactgctatgcaatcaaagtcttattttcatccctgaatTCCACTGCGTTCTTGTTCTCAGTGTCTGCTCTCTTCCTCTCTAGATGTCGTCAGTTTGTGGAGATGGTGAATGGCACGGACAGCGAGGTTCGCTGCTTCACCACTCGCTCCCCCAAATCCCAGGAGAGCTACCCCGGGTCCCCCAGCATGAGCCCCCGGCACGGAGCCAGCAACCCCCACCTGCATGGCACAGGTACCAGCCCCTGGGCTGAATCACAGGCAGAACACGGGGCCCGCTGATTCATACAACTTGTGTGTGAACTGGCTGTTGGGAAAGTGGTTTAAACTTCCACTCCGTGCGTCTGCTTGTGAACCACATTCTAGAATATCGTGGCAGTCCGGAAGCTTCCAAAGAAAATTCTATGTTACTGTTCTACcacagtaaagcatagcaaagtgtaataaagcacggtaaaccataggtaagcattgtacaaAATAATAGAGGTGTGATAAAGCCTGTTAATAAACAGGGCAAACtctggtaaatgcagagtataagcAAGGGAAAAGCACGGGAAAACTGTGGTGATATTTTAAATGACCACAAGCAATAAATAATCAGTTCTtgcctttttatattttcttttattgatgatgtttcttgttgtgttttgtgGTTGGCAGGAACGGACAGCCCCACCTGCAGCAATGGAGTGTCGTCGGGGAAAAACAAACAGTCCCACAATAAATACCCTGGCCtgagctcctcctcctcttcctcctcctcctcctcctccccttcctccgCCAACTACTCAGAGTCCAACTCCACAGACTCCACCAAGtcccagcagcacagcagcaccaGCAACCAGGAGACCAGGTGAGGCAGACAGCAGCAGAGCAGCCTCTGGGAGCAGTGGCTCCGAGCCGTGATACAGGCAGCCAGGGGTGGAAAgatgactcccattgcacagcagtgtgatccattccccGTTTTACTaggtgtttaataagacacacctgagctcgtattaaaacctggagtggatgacactgctatgcaataggagtctgatttgcATCCCTGCTTCCATTCCATTGCAGAAGTGTAACTGAGCCCCACTAGGGGTGATGGGCTCGATAGCCCTGTTTTCCACCATGCTTAAATGAAAAGGCAGGACTTATTTCATTTAGTGAGGGCAAGAAAAGATGCTATACACCTGgttcatattttacttttactccataaactatttaatttaaaattgcatcACTGGGACATCTAACTTTTAAATGAAGGGTGAAATGTAAAATCTAGTCTCATTTGCCCTGCTGTGCAGTAGAGCTAGAAGTAGCTACAGTAAGCACAGACTAACGATTTCCCTTCCAGTGACAGTGAGATGGAGATTGAAGCAGAGCACTACAGCAATGGAGTCCTGGAGAACTCCTCTACCAGGATAATGAACGGCACCTACAAGCACGAAGAGATTCTGCAGGCAGACGATTCCAGCCTAGGCAATGGACTTGCAGGTAGGACAGTATTAGTCTGTCTGCAGCACGTTGAAGCTGTACTGTGTATGTAGGCCAAGGGCTTGCAGGTAATACACACGTCATCAAGAccgccttttaaaaaaaaaaaaaaaagtttattgtatGATTTTTGAGGTCACAATTgaattctatatatttatattaatcgGATGTTCTAATTCTAATTCATGGTGCTCCCAGTATTGCATTGCAGAGCTGTCTCACtcatcctctctccctccctctctctcgcgCTGCAGAGGAGGGCTGCACCCCCAGGCTGCTGTGCGGAGGGAACCAGGCCGCCACAGAGAGGATGATCCAGTTTGGCCGAGAGCTGCAGGGCCTGAACGAGCAGCTGTGCAGAGAGTACGGCAAGAACGCAGCGCACAAACAGATGCTGCAGGTGAGAGCCCCCGCCTCCCAATCTCTCTGCCACAGTGAAAGCTTACCCATTGTACAGACTCCTTAACTCACCCGTCTCTTCCCACGTTTCATCTTTCAGGATGCGTTCAGCTTGTTAGCCTACTCCGATCCCTGGAACTGCCCAGTGGGACAGCAGCTTGACCCCGTGCAGAGGGAATCGGTCTGTGCCACACTCAATAGTGCTATTCTAGGTAAGAACTGAACTACCTGTCATGATCAAACACTGTGGTACAGTTCATATTTCTGTGCAGCGAAGGCAAACCAAGGCACCACAAAATGTGGTCCTAATAAGGGGGTGATCTTACTACTGAAGGGACAGAGAATTTCTTTTCTAAAAATGATTATAGGAAACtgttccagtttattttttttattttttttttgtcctaggCTCTAGCTGGCATTGATGTGGTCTTTTTACTGCATTTTACGGAATTTGTATTGTTGCGCATTACagggactcccattgcatagcagtttgatccgttcctggttttactttgaatttaacaagacacatctgagcttgttacctacagagtgtgactaatcaagctcgttgtaaaaccaaaaatgggtgtaactgctgtgcaaaaggagTCTTGTTTCCGAAGCGAGTGTCAGTCTGTCCTGGGTTCAGCTTGTGTTATGCAGCTGGTTTACTCTCCCACCCCCCTCCCCGTGTCTCCCGTAGAGTCTCAGAACCTGCCGAAGCAACCCCCCCTGATGCTCGCCCTGGGTCAGGCCACAGAGTGCCTGCAGCTGATGGCCCGTGTCCGCTCGGGATCCTGCTCCTTCGCCAGAGTCGACAGCTTTTTGCACTAGCCAAGGCAGAGGTGGGCCAGCGTGCGTGTGTGAGGGCTGGGTTTCCCTGTAGGGGGAGGCCCACAAAGCCCTAGCTTCATTTTGTTATTCGCTTGCTTCACTCAGCCAGTGcgtttttgttaaatgcattgtttaaacATCCTTCCAGTCTCCTTTTTCATTACTGCTTCtacactgtttgttttcattttaactgcaTCTGCTGCCACCTCCTGCAAGTAGCCAGTATTGTAGCCTCTCTGCAGTTAATATAGCTACTCCTGGCAAACAGTAAGACTGTTGTGTGACTGAAGCTGCTCAATAGTGCCACCTACTGGCAGAGCCAGGATTGGTAATACCCCAGTGTCACCTAACGCCTTCCAATTCAGCACTGTACACAAGATGGACTAGatctgtgtttgtttcttgtaGCATCGTTCACAAGTGCAAGGATGACTTTGATTAATACCATAAAGCAATGATAATTTTTGCAGGACTGGCTTTGCATATGAACAGTCCTGTTCACGTGTGTTATTTGGGTCACTTggattcagtgttgttttttgtgtgctcTCCAATCCAGGGTTGGTGTGGCTCGCACCGAGTCTTACCCATATATACGGGTGCAGTTTTGAGACAGGCGGGGTTAAACTTTCCCTGTAACCCTTACCTTGTGCAATGTGAAGAAGTTGTTTTGCAACTGAGGCATTGCAGAAAGGGATTGCATCGCTGTGAATGCTCAGGCATGTCTGTTTGATTACACTGCTTCTGATGACACATACCTATGTACACACGCACACCTGGCACACCTCATCAGCTCACTttcaacattacttttttttaggCAATGAAGAGGACTTGCAAGTGCTGACCGTGGAGGTGGAGGAGAGCATGAGTTTGCTTTTGTGTGCTGTATTCCCATTGGTTGGGACTTTTGGAAGAGACAGAGAGTggaggggggggagagaaaaagacaaacaagactaggcttcttttttaaatttagtattaTCAAATACAAAAACGTGTGACACTATTTAAAGATAATTCATTATTATTCTGTTTATctaatcattttcagtttttattttgtgtctttttgttgtgCTCATCTTGGACATTTTGGTTCCAGTACAGCCCTGGTTAA is part of the Polyodon spathula isolate WHYD16114869_AA chromosome 13, ASM1765450v1, whole genome shotgun sequence genome and encodes:
- the LOC121325660 gene encoding ran-binding protein 10 isoform X2, which codes for MGIGLSAQGVNMNRLPGWDKHSYGYHGDDGHSFCSSGTGQPYGPTFTTGDVIGCCVNLINNTCFYTKNGHSLGIAFTDLPPNLYPTVGLQTPGEIVDANFGQQPFVFDIEDYMSEWRAKIQGIIERFPIAERLGEWQSVLQNMVSSYLVHHGYCATATSFARATETTIQEEHTSIKNRQRIQKLVLAGRVGEAIEATQQLYPGLLEHNPNLLFMLKCRQFVEMVNGTDSEVRCFTTRSPKSQESYPGSPSMSPRHGASNPHLHGTGTDSPTCSNGVSSGKNKQSHNKYPGLSSSSSSSSSSSSPSSANYSESNSTDSTKSQQHSSTSNQETSDSEMEIEAEHYSNGVLENSSTRIMNGTYKHEEILQADDSSLGNGLAEEGCTPRLLCGGNQAATERMIQFGRELQGLNEQLCREYGKNAAHKQMLQDAFSLLAYSDPWNCPVGQQLDPVQRESVCATLNSAILESQNLPKQPPLMLALGQATECLQLMARVRSGSCSFARVDSFLH
- the LOC121325660 gene encoding ran-binding protein 10 isoform X1, whose protein sequence is MAELGAGSLHGGDLAFNYQERELNERLKRLYPAVNEEETPLPRSWSPKDKYSYIGLSQNNLRVHYKGHGKNHKDAASVRATHPIPAACGIYYFEVKIVSKGRDGYMGIGLSAQGVNMNRLPGWDKHSYGYHGDDGHSFCSSGTGQPYGPTFTTGDVIGCCVNLINNTCFYTKNGHSLGIAFTDLPPNLYPTVGLQTPGEIVDANFGQQPFVFDIEDYMSEWRAKIQGIIERFPIAERLGEWQSVLQNMVSSYLVHHGYCATATSFARATETTIQEEHTSIKNRQRIQKLVLAGRVGEAIEATQQLYPGLLEHNPNLLFMLKCRQFVEMVNGTDSEVRCFTTRSPKSQESYPGSPSMSPRHGASNPHLHGTGTDSPTCSNGVSSGKNKQSHNKYPGLSSSSSSSSSSSSPSSANYSESNSTDSTKSQQHSSTSNQETSDSEMEIEAEHYSNGVLENSSTRIMNGTYKHEEILQADDSSLGNGLAEEGCTPRLLCGGNQAATERMIQFGRELQGLNEQLCREYGKNAAHKQMLQDAFSLLAYSDPWNCPVGQQLDPVQRESVCATLNSAILESQNLPKQPPLMLALGQATECLQLMARVRSGSCSFARVDSFLH